GATCTTTATTGGTACGTCCATACCGGCCACCTTCATCATTTCTTCTGTTACGTTCATTGTGTAAATAAAAGCTGTATCTATCTTACCCGGGAAAAGAGATCTTCCTGTATTGCTGTACTCCAGATATTGAAATAGAAGCCGGTCAAGGAAAGAGGCCATTTCCCCGCTGACCCTGCCGAAATATATCGGGGATCCAAGGATGATCGCGTCGACTTCCTCTACCTTCCTGAAGACATCTTTAAGGTCATCGTTGACCGGACACCTGCCGTAACTTTTTCCATTTTTTGTCTTACATGCAAAACAGCTTATGCATCCTTTGTAATTTAAGTCGTAAAGATGGATAAGTTCAGTTGTGGCTCCCTTTGATGCAGCTCCTTCCAGGACTTTGTTTAAGAGGGTCGCAGTGTTCCAGTCATTTCTGGGACTTCCGTTAAATGCCATTATATTTGCGAAACACGGCGAGATAGAGCCACCAGCGCAGAGGTTTAGAGCCAGTCGCGCGCTCTAATAGAGCCAACCTGCGCGCTGCATAGAGCCACCTTCCTAAAACTCCTGTAAGATGAAAATACTGCTG
This portion of the Synergistaceae bacterium DZ-S4 genome encodes:
- a CDS encoding flavodoxin family protein, which encodes MAFNGSPRNDWNTATLLNKVLEGAASKGATTELIHLYDLNYKGCISCFACKTKNGKSYGRCPVNDDLKDVFRKVEEVDAIILGSPIYFGRVSGEMASFLDRLLFQYLEYSNTGRSLFPGKIDTAFIYTMNVTEEMMKVAGMDVPIKINEMALKRIFGSTETLLSFDTCQFEDYSKVVSTMFDPHAKAISREEVFPKDCQKSFELGARLAEKAI